The Alphaproteobacteria bacterium genome contains a region encoding:
- a CDS encoding SDR family NAD(P)-dependent oxidoreductase, with amino-acid sequence MATQLEQRDWLDLSQRVAVVTGAASGIGAAIANGFAKVGAKVAVVDRDGEAAANVAARLTAAGATAIAFTCDVTRQDAVSAVAGEVTARLGACGVLVNNAGILRSGPLESVSLERWNEVLAVNLTGYLIAAQAFGPGMIKAGRGSIIHIASIAGANTQPRSGAYSASKAGVLQLSKQLAVEWGPHGVRSNAILPGLIRTPLSAAFYENKEFEEKRKALVPARRIGEPEDVAQAALFLASEHASYVNGAELLVDGGLNSMLMEMVPRPGY; translated from the coding sequence ATGGCGACGCAGCTTGAACAGCGCGACTGGCTCGATCTTTCGCAGCGCGTGGCGGTGGTCACCGGCGCCGCGAGTGGCATCGGGGCCGCGATTGCGAACGGCTTTGCAAAAGTCGGAGCGAAGGTGGCGGTCGTTGACCGCGATGGCGAAGCGGCCGCGAATGTCGCGGCGCGGCTTACTGCGGCAGGTGCAACCGCCATCGCGTTCACCTGCGATGTGACCCGCCAGGACGCCGTCAGCGCGGTCGCCGGCGAGGTCACGGCGCGGCTCGGGGCGTGCGGCGTTCTGGTCAACAACGCCGGCATTCTTCGCTCTGGACCGCTGGAAAGCGTCTCGCTCGAGCGTTGGAACGAAGTCCTCGCCGTGAATCTGACCGGCTATCTGATTGCCGCGCAGGCCTTCGGTCCCGGCATGATCAAGGCCGGTCGCGGCAGCATCATCCACATCGCGTCGATCGCCGGCGCCAACACGCAGCCCCGCAGCGGCGCGTACAGCGCGTCGAAGGCCGGCGTTCTCCAGCTGTCCAAACAACTCGCCGTGGAATGGGGGCCGCACGGCGTGAGGAGCAATGCCATCCTGCCGGGTCTCATTCGTACGCCGCTTTCGGCGGCCTTCTACGAGAACAAGGAATTCGAGGAGAAGCGCAAAGCCTTGGTTCCGGCGCGCCGCATCGGCGAACCGGAGGACGTCGCGCAGGCTGCCCTGTTCCTCGCAAGCGAGCACGCCAGCTACGTGAACGGAGCAGAGCTCCTCGTCGATGGCGGCCTCAACAGCATGCTGATGGAGATGGTGCCGCGTCCCGGATATTGA
- a CDS encoding uridine kinase, which translates to MSEQNAMLTELGKRLLSGSLSDASLAQATEATPNVAILPWANVVKIGGQSIMDRGRAAVSPLVDEIVANLPRHKMILGTGAGTRARHVYSLAIDLGLPVGVLTVLGTAVAWQNAQMLHYLMAKHGVAFLEPEGFASLPHYLMERGAVICQGMPPYKLWEGNPILGRIPPQRTDTGCFLIAEVFGARKMIYVKDEDGLFTADPKKDKSATHIRRISVQDLLRRDLDDLVVERAVLELMLRGRNIGEIQFVNGLKSGQLTAALDGEPVGTVIYNADMAGEHAA; encoded by the coding sequence ATGAGCGAGCAGAATGCGATGTTGACCGAACTCGGCAAGCGCCTCCTCTCGGGCTCGCTGAGCGACGCGTCGCTGGCGCAAGCTACCGAGGCGACGCCGAACGTCGCGATCCTGCCTTGGGCGAACGTCGTAAAAATCGGCGGCCAGAGCATCATGGATCGCGGCCGCGCCGCCGTCAGCCCCCTGGTCGACGAGATCGTCGCGAACCTGCCGCGCCACAAGATGATCCTCGGCACCGGTGCGGGCACGCGCGCGCGTCATGTCTACAGCCTTGCGATCGATCTCGGCCTGCCGGTCGGCGTGCTCACCGTGCTCGGCACCGCGGTCGCGTGGCAGAACGCGCAGATGCTGCATTACCTGATGGCGAAGCACGGCGTCGCATTCCTCGAGCCGGAGGGCTTCGCCTCGCTGCCGCACTACCTGATGGAGCGCGGCGCGGTGATCTGCCAGGGCATGCCGCCCTACAAGCTGTGGGAAGGAAACCCGATCCTCGGCCGCATCCCGCCGCAGCGCACCGATACCGGCTGCTTCCTGATCGCAGAGGTGTTCGGCGCGCGCAAGATGATCTACGTCAAGGACGAGGACGGGCTGTTCACCGCCGATCCCAAGAAGGACAAGAGCGCGACGCACATTCGGCGCATCAGCGTGCAGGACCTGCTCAGGCGTGACCTGGACGATCTCGTGGTCGAGCGCGCGGTGCTCGAGCTGATGCTGCGCGGGCGCAATATCGGAGAGATCCAGTTCGTCAATGGACTGAAATCCGGGCAACTGACCGCTGCGCTCGACGGCGAGCCTGTCGGCACCGTCATCTACAACGCCGACATGGCCGGGGAGCACGCCGCATGA
- a CDS encoding 4-hydroxythreonine-4-phosphate dehydrogenase PdxA, which translates to MGHKPLIAIPVGDPAGIGPEISLKAALDPSVREIARPILVGDPGVIDRHAKACGISADFLVLDEVNGAHWPADRLPLLAVRSNEAIDIPFGSASAVSGRLSLAAARAAIHAALDKRVDAVVAAPQNQTSIALAGIEFDGYPSFVARETGLAPHDVYLMLCFDDVKIVHCTLHVSVSEAIALITRERIGHVIRVADRTLRRLGTENPKLHVSGLNPHAGEGGLFGREEIEIITPAIHAAAADGIDVSGPFGADTMFHKKGVDAFIVMLHDQGHITAKLLARRATAGLAIGSPILFSSVAHGSGHDIVGKGVADPTAMIQAITRLARASAPNP; encoded by the coding sequence GTGGGACACAAGCCGCTCATTGCCATACCGGTCGGCGACCCGGCGGGGATCGGCCCGGAGATCAGCCTGAAGGCGGCGCTCGATCCATCCGTACGCGAGATCGCGCGGCCAATCCTGGTAGGCGATCCGGGCGTGATCGATCGCCACGCGAAGGCTTGCGGCATATCGGCAGATTTTCTCGTTCTCGATGAGGTCAACGGCGCACACTGGCCGGCCGATCGCCTGCCCCTGCTTGCCGTCCGCTCGAACGAAGCAATTGACATTCCGTTCGGCAGCGCCAGCGCCGTAAGCGGCCGGCTCTCGCTTGCGGCCGCGCGCGCGGCGATCCATGCGGCGCTCGACAAGCGGGTCGATGCGGTGGTCGCCGCCCCGCAAAATCAGACCTCGATCGCGCTCGCCGGCATCGAATTCGATGGTTACCCATCTTTCGTCGCACGCGAGACGGGCCTCGCGCCGCACGACGTCTATCTGATGCTCTGCTTCGACGACGTGAAGATCGTGCATTGCACGCTGCATGTGAGCGTCAGCGAGGCCATCGCGCTGATCACGCGCGAGCGCATTGGTCATGTGATCCGCGTTGCCGACCGCACGCTGCGCCGCCTCGGCACCGAAAACCCGAAGCTCCACGTGAGCGGGCTCAACCCGCACGCCGGCGAGGGCGGCCTGTTCGGACGGGAGGAAATCGAGATCATTACGCCCGCGATTCATGCCGCCGCAGCGGACGGTATCGATGTGTCAGGCCCGTTCGGTGCCGACACGATGTTCCACAAGAAGGGCGTCGATGCCTTCATCGTGATGCTGCACGATCAGGGTCACATCACCGCGAAGCTTCTGGCGCGCCGCGCAACCGCCGGGCTTGCGATCGGCAGCCCGATCCTTTTCTCCTCGGTCGCGCACGGCAGCGGTCATGACATCGTCGGAAAGGGTGTCGCGGATCCGACTGCGATGATCCAGGCGATCACGCGGTTGGCGCGAGCGAGTGCGCCAAACCCTTAG
- a CDS encoding Rieske 2Fe-2S domain-containing protein: MLRREQNDLLTQTGPGTPGGALFRSYWLPALLAEELPENECPPVRVKLLSERLLAFRDTQGRCGLIDEFCAHRGVSLWFGRNEENGLRCPYHGWKYDVTGQCVEVPSEPTESGYCKRIKLKSYPLIERGGILWTYMGDPAKQPALPEYEVALVPPEHRFVAKRVQECNWLQALEGGIDSSHVSWLHRGELNSDPLFKGARGNQYNLNDARPLFEVVESAGGLYIGVRRNAENGHYYWRITPWVMPSFTMIPPRGNHPVHGHFWIPIDDHNCWTWSFDYHVQRALTEAEVQAMREGKGIYVQFVPGTYRPLANKDNDYLMDRAAQKAGRTFSGVAGIAMQDASLQESMGPIVDRTKENLVSTDNGIIMARHRMLKAIKAMEQGVTPPGVETAHQRVRSAAVVLPPDQPFTDGAKEALSVREGVAHATV, encoded by the coding sequence ATGCTGCGCCGTGAACAGAACGACCTCTTGACGCAAACCGGACCGGGCACACCGGGCGGCGCCCTGTTCCGCAGCTACTGGCTTCCGGCGCTGCTTGCCGAAGAGCTGCCGGAGAATGAATGCCCGCCCGTGCGAGTCAAGCTGCTCTCGGAACGGCTGCTCGCGTTTCGCGACACGCAAGGACGCTGTGGGCTGATCGACGAATTCTGCGCGCATCGCGGCGTGTCGTTATGGTTCGGCCGCAACGAAGAGAACGGGCTGCGCTGCCCCTATCACGGGTGGAAATACGACGTCACTGGCCAGTGCGTCGAAGTACCGTCCGAGCCCACCGAAAGCGGTTACTGCAAGCGCATCAAGCTGAAGTCCTATCCGCTGATCGAGCGCGGCGGAATCCTATGGACCTACATGGGCGATCCGGCAAAGCAGCCGGCCTTGCCCGAGTACGAGGTCGCGCTTGTTCCGCCCGAACACCGCTTCGTCGCGAAGCGCGTGCAGGAATGCAACTGGCTGCAGGCGCTCGAAGGCGGAATCGATTCAAGCCACGTGTCGTGGCTGCACCGCGGCGAGCTCAACTCCGATCCGTTGTTCAAGGGCGCGCGCGGCAACCAGTACAATCTCAACGACGCGCGGCCGCTGTTCGAGGTGGTCGAGAGCGCGGGCGGCCTTTATATCGGCGTGCGCCGCAACGCCGAGAACGGACATTATTACTGGCGCATCACGCCCTGGGTGATGCCGTCCTTTACGATGATCCCGCCGCGCGGCAATCATCCGGTGCACGGGCACTTCTGGATTCCGATCGACGATCACAATTGCTGGACCTGGAGCTTCGACTATCACGTCCAGCGCGCGCTCACCGAAGCCGAGGTCCAGGCGATGCGCGAGGGCAAGGGTATTTACGTGCAGTTCGTGCCCGGCACCTATCGCCCGCTCGCCAACAAGGACAACGATTATCTGATGGATCGCGCTGCCCAGAAGGCCGGCCGCACCTTCAGCGGCGTTGCCGGCATCGCGATGCAGGACGCCTCGCTGCAGGAAAGCATGGGTCCGATCGTCGACCGCACCAAGGAGAACCTGGTTTCGACGGACAACGGAATCATCATGGCGCGCCACCGGATGTTGAAGGCCATCAAGGCGATGGAGCAGGGCGTCACGCCGCCGGGCGTTGAGACGGCGCACCAGCGCGTGCGCTCGGCCGCGGTCGTTCTGCCGCCGGACCAGCCGTTCACCGATGGTGCGAAAGAGGCGTTGTCGGTTCGCGAGGGCGTCGCCCATGCGACCGTGTAG
- a CDS encoding tripartite tricarboxylate transporter substrate binding protein, producing the protein MPRAVLALIGGLATANLAHAQDAGTYPDRPIRVIVSVPAGGGVDTVTRIIAQKLQQRLGQPVVVENRAGAAGNIGAEAVANAAPDGYTLLATSPAPLVSNAALYKNMKFDPSTLEPVAVMSLSPNVLVIHPDLPFKSAQELIDYAKANPGRLRYASQGNGTTSHLTTELFQRVTGTQLLHIPYRGTAPALTDLIGGVVDLMFVDVTAVLSLQQAGKARILAIASRKRLAFDLPDVPTFEELGFRGFFSAAWNAITAPPGTPDAITLRLNEEINAVLAMPEVETHFRELHLARMGGSRADMAEFVKAERQRWEGIIRSADVRLE; encoded by the coding sequence TTGCCCCGCGCCGTCCTCGCCCTCATCGGCGGCCTTGCGACCGCGAACCTCGCGCACGCGCAGGATGCGGGCACATACCCGGACCGGCCCATTCGCGTGATCGTGTCGGTACCGGCCGGCGGCGGGGTCGACACCGTGACGCGCATCATCGCGCAGAAGCTTCAGCAGCGGCTCGGCCAGCCGGTCGTCGTCGAGAATCGCGCCGGGGCAGCGGGCAATATCGGCGCCGAGGCTGTCGCGAACGCCGCGCCCGATGGCTACACCCTGCTCGCCACGTCCCCTGCACCGCTGGTTTCCAATGCGGCGCTCTACAAGAACATGAAGTTCGACCCGAGCACTTTGGAGCCAGTGGCCGTGATGTCCTTGAGCCCGAACGTGCTCGTGATCCATCCGGACCTTCCGTTCAAGTCCGCGCAGGAGCTGATCGACTATGCCAAGGCGAACCCCGGCAGGCTGCGCTACGCCTCGCAGGGCAACGGCACGACCTCGCACCTGACGACCGAGCTGTTCCAGCGTGTGACAGGCACGCAGCTCCTGCACATCCCCTATCGCGGCACGGCGCCCGCGCTGACCGACCTGATCGGGGGCGTTGTCGACCTGATGTTCGTGGACGTGACCGCGGTGCTGTCGCTGCAACAGGCCGGCAAGGCGCGCATTCTCGCGATCGCGTCACGGAAGCGGCTCGCTTTCGATCTGCCCGACGTTCCGACATTCGAGGAGCTTGGCTTCCGCGGCTTCTTCTCCGCCGCCTGGAACGCGATCACGGCGCCGCCCGGCACACCGGATGCAATAACCTTGCGGCTCAACGAAGAGATCAACGCGGTACTCGCGATGCCGGAGGTCGAGACGCATTTCCGCGAGCTGCATCTCGCTCGCATGGGTGGCAGCCGCGCCGACATGGCGGAATTCGTCAAGGCCGAGCGCCAGCGCTGGGAAGGGATCATCCGCAGCGCGGATGTCCGGCTGGAGTAG
- a CDS encoding tyrosinase family protein, which yields MSNGEPQAATPSRHERFRQIMETAAGTAQADYQGHGRFWNLPLAELRDLKLYGIMMMRPAGGASSAPAPAPADTSCCHAPASPAPAGGGGNGDTAGLARGLRGQYPFDGTQFPPLPWGGARVPETDIRFIAQWIGAGCPAADEEAKSLTHVMSGSERTALALGHAPHVAFTGPTNLLAEEAGRVKTRKDVEHMPPDDLKRLRKAIAQMKSLDAYYQDERSFAFWGRVHANQCQHGWEEFLTWHRVYLYFFEKQLQDIDRTVTLPYWNWAADTQNVQASMQDMGNATNDNGYVPPAYQCWIDEDGLRKLTDGGKVPGPVLNGLRGKLEQPFSSGARLFKAAGINFGEDPASDAAIIAVLGEINPLWHWRRWPGGNKSLIFEAYPSQANVDNILKIPNFFAFGSGPMDHQFFGALENIHNLLHNFSGGASPYPVGPNNEFSTGDMVDPGRTAFDPIFWGHHSNVDRLWAEWQRTNPGRGPDNPDAVLPPWNFTVADTYSISALGYEYAKATHVFPTESGMPLQRFRSADTPIHPKVLSDHSRAEIRMQAIQYVPRPGFYVRAFFNTPDASVDTPTRGNPNYVGQMNMFTGLCIGGPGHCDVPSGPNDRFDLRPRHHKTPSSFHFDATDSVRALAEQGVTALQVNLVALNLDGSPAGDALKLDAVKLMFFD from the coding sequence ATGTCGAACGGTGAGCCGCAAGCCGCGACGCCATCGCGCCACGAGCGCTTCCGCCAGATCATGGAAACCGCCGCCGGGACCGCGCAAGCGGACTACCAGGGCCACGGCAGGTTCTGGAACCTGCCGCTGGCGGAGCTGCGCGATCTCAAGCTCTACGGCATCATGATGATGCGGCCGGCGGGGGGCGCATCGTCCGCACCCGCTCCCGCGCCCGCCGACACGTCCTGCTGCCATGCGCCGGCGTCACCCGCGCCGGCGGGTGGTGGCGGCAACGGCGATACCGCCGGGCTGGCGCGCGGGCTGCGCGGCCAATATCCGTTCGACGGGACGCAGTTTCCGCCGCTGCCCTGGGGCGGCGCCCGCGTGCCCGAAACCGATATCCGTTTCATCGCGCAGTGGATCGGCGCCGGTTGCCCGGCGGCGGACGAGGAGGCCAAGTCCCTCACGCATGTCATGTCGGGCAGCGAGCGCACGGCGCTCGCGCTTGGGCATGCGCCGCATGTCGCATTCACGGGCCCGACCAACCTGCTGGCTGAAGAAGCCGGACGCGTAAAGACACGCAAGGACGTCGAGCACATGCCGCCCGACGACCTGAAGCGGCTGCGCAAGGCGATTGCGCAAATGAAATCGCTCGATGCCTATTACCAGGACGAGCGCAGCTTCGCGTTCTGGGGGCGCGTGCACGCGAACCAATGCCAGCACGGCTGGGAGGAGTTCCTCACCTGGCACCGCGTCTATCTGTACTTTTTCGAAAAGCAGCTCCAGGACATCGACCGGACGGTGACGCTCCCGTACTGGAATTGGGCGGCCGACACGCAGAACGTCCAGGCCTCGATGCAGGACATGGGCAACGCGACCAATGACAACGGCTATGTCCCGCCTGCCTATCAGTGCTGGATCGACGAAGACGGGCTGCGCAAACTCACCGATGGCGGCAAGGTCCCGGGCCCGGTGCTCAATGGTCTGCGCGGCAAGCTGGAGCAACCTTTCTCCTCCGGCGCGCGGCTGTTCAAGGCCGCAGGCATCAATTTCGGCGAGGACCCCGCGAGCGATGCGGCAATCATCGCGGTGCTCGGCGAGATCAATCCGCTGTGGCACTGGCGGCGCTGGCCCGGCGGCAACAAGAGCCTGATCTTCGAGGCCTATCCGTCGCAGGCCAATGTCGACAACATCCTCAAGATCCCGAACTTCTTCGCCTTCGGCAGCGGCCCGATGGACCATCAGTTCTTCGGGGCGCTGGAGAACATTCATAACCTGCTGCACAACTTCTCCGGCGGCGCGAGCCCCTATCCGGTCGGCCCGAACAACGAATTTTCGACCGGCGACATGGTCGACCCCGGGCGCACCGCGTTCGATCCGATCTTCTGGGGACATCACAGCAACGTGGACCGCCTCTGGGCGGAATGGCAGCGGACCAATCCCGGACGCGGGCCCGACAATCCGGATGCGGTCCTGCCGCCCTGGAATTTCACCGTCGCCGACACCTATTCCATCAGCGCGCTCGGCTACGAATACGCGAAGGCGACACACGTGTTCCCCACCGAGAGCGGGATGCCGCTGCAGCGTTTCCGCTCCGCCGACACGCCGATCCATCCCAAGGTGCTGAGCGACCACAGCCGCGCCGAGATCCGCATGCAGGCGATCCAGTATGTGCCGCGGCCGGGTTTTTACGTTCGCGCGTTCTTCAACACGCCCGACGCAAGCGTCGACACGCCAACGCGCGGCAATCCGAACTATGTCGGCCAGATGAACATGTTCACCGGCCTTTGCATCGGGGGGCCCGGGCACTGCGACGTGCCGTCCGGGCCGAACGACCGGTTCGACCTGCGCCCCCGCCATCACAAGACGCCCTCGAGCTTCCATTTCGACGCGACCGACTCGGTTCGCGCCCTGGCCGAGCAGGGCGTGACCGCGCTGCAGGTCAATCTCGTGGCGTTGAATCTGGACGGCTCGCCGGCAGGCGACGCGCTCAAGCTCGACGCCGTCAAGCTCATGTTCTTCGATTGA
- a CDS encoding FAD-dependent monooxygenase, whose translation MDTEVLIVGAGPVGLTLAYDLGRRGIRCMLIEQKEAPQFLPKMERCNARSMEIFRRIGLADRIRAAGLRSDVPMHVFIILAMNEPPLLSQHYPSVDEARTAIRACSDGSQPLEPYQLISQYTLEPLLKAECETLPSVQVRYGCEFLSLEQDAAGVRALVQTGDATETIRAAYLVGCDGGASTVRKQLGIRLRGEGNLLELRQALFRCDELFDRVPIGNGPGHGRHYHVADERSTFLIMQDSTRHWTLHAVVERDEDMKTLFERTVAIPVRYEMLSCAPWRMNLLLADSYGQGRVFLAGDAVHLVVPTGGLGMNTGVGDAIDLSWKLAATLQGWGGPNLLRSYEVERRQVGERNVGASRYASLGRRKWRAQYRPEMREDTPAGRAARDNLIRVAKAEQPKSNEMIGAELGYRYVDSPVICDIPGGPEHLFREYRPTTWPGARLPHVWLDDGTPIQDRIGGGYTVLRLGGASADTDGLARAIKSFGAPVTVLDIPDAAARDLYQHDIILLRPDLHIVWRGNRLPDDVRDVAATATGHAA comes from the coding sequence GTGGACACCGAGGTTCTGATCGTCGGCGCGGGCCCTGTTGGCCTCACGCTCGCCTACGATCTCGGCCGGCGCGGCATCCGCTGCATGCTGATCGAGCAGAAGGAAGCGCCGCAGTTTCTTCCCAAGATGGAGCGCTGCAATGCGCGCAGCATGGAAATTTTCCGGCGCATTGGTCTCGCGGACAGAATACGCGCCGCGGGACTACGCTCCGACGTGCCCATGCATGTCTTCATCATCCTTGCGATGAACGAGCCGCCGCTGCTGAGCCAGCACTATCCGTCGGTGGACGAGGCGCGCACGGCGATCCGGGCGTGCAGCGACGGCTCGCAGCCGCTCGAGCCCTATCAGCTCATTTCGCAATACACCCTCGAACCGCTGCTCAAGGCCGAATGCGAGACGCTGCCGAGCGTACAGGTGCGCTACGGATGTGAGTTTCTGTCGCTAGAGCAGGATGCGGCCGGCGTGAGGGCGCTTGTCCAGACCGGCGACGCGACAGAGACGATCCGCGCCGCCTACCTGGTCGGCTGCGACGGCGGCGCGAGCACGGTGCGCAAGCAACTCGGCATCAGGCTGCGCGGCGAGGGTAATCTGCTCGAACTGCGCCAGGCACTTTTTCGCTGCGACGAGTTGTTCGACAGGGTCCCGATCGGCAACGGGCCCGGCCATGGCCGCCACTATCACGTGGCGGACGAACGCTCGACATTCCTGATCATGCAGGACTCGACCCGGCACTGGACCTTGCATGCCGTGGTCGAACGCGACGAGGACATGAAGACCCTGTTCGAGCGCACGGTCGCGATTCCCGTACGCTACGAGATGCTGTCCTGTGCGCCATGGCGCATGAATCTGCTGCTCGCTGATTCCTATGGCCAGGGCCGCGTGTTCCTTGCCGGCGATGCCGTGCATCTCGTCGTGCCGACCGGAGGCCTCGGCATGAACACAGGTGTTGGCGACGCAATCGACCTGTCCTGGAAGCTTGCCGCAACGCTGCAAGGCTGGGGCGGTCCTAACCTCTTGCGCTCCTACGAGGTCGAGCGGCGGCAGGTCGGCGAACGCAATGTCGGCGCCTCACGATATGCATCACTCGGCCGCCGCAAGTGGCGCGCGCAGTATCGCCCGGAGATGCGCGAGGATACGCCGGCAGGCCGGGCTGCACGCGACAATCTGATAAGGGTTGCAAAGGCCGAACAGCCGAAGAGCAACGAAATGATCGGCGCCGAGCTCGGCTATCGTTATGTCGACTCACCGGTCATCTGCGACATTCCGGGCGGGCCGGAGCATCTGTTCCGCGAATACCGTCCGACCACATGGCCAGGCGCGCGGCTGCCGCACGTCTGGCTCGACGACGGCACGCCGATCCAGGATCGCATCGGCGGCGGCTACACGGTCCTGCGGCTCGGCGGCGCGAGCGCCGACACGGATGGACTGGCGCGCGCCATCAAGTCTTTCGGTGCGCCCGTGACCGTGCTCGACATTCCGGATGCGGCCGCGCGCGATCTCTATCAACACGATATCATCCTGCTGCGGCCGGACCTGCACATCGTGTGGCGCGGCAATCGCCTGCCGGACGATGTGCGGGACGTCGCCGCGACCGCCACGGGACACGCCGCATGA
- a CDS encoding class II aldolase/adducin family protein, translating into MTALQDLVQELVTANHILARERVLDSFGHISARHPEKPDHYLLSRARAPELAESRDIMEFTFAGEVVGEAAGKPYSERFIHGAIYEARPDVMAVVHNHSPNVVPFTVTKQKLRPIMHMCGPIGSMIPNWDIRHKFGDTNLLVTNMEMGRDFAATLGNHTVALMRGHGCSVVGRSVREVVFTSVYMELNAEMLIKALSMGEVVYLSDGEIAAITKGRAGFTFERGWENWCRRVGRPYVPRGWDVGEGFSKTDT; encoded by the coding sequence ATGACTGCGCTTCAAGACCTTGTCCAAGAACTCGTCACCGCCAATCACATCCTGGCGCGCGAGCGCGTGCTCGACTCATTCGGTCACATTTCGGCGCGCCATCCCGAGAAGCCCGACCACTATCTCCTGTCGCGCGCCCGTGCGCCGGAGCTTGCCGAGAGCCGCGACATCATGGAGTTCACGTTCGCCGGCGAGGTCGTCGGCGAAGCGGCCGGCAAGCCATATTCGGAGCGCTTCATTCACGGCGCGATCTACGAGGCGCGGCCGGATGTCATGGCGGTGGTCCACAATCATAGCCCCAACGTCGTCCCGTTCACGGTGACGAAGCAGAAGTTGCGGCCGATCATGCATATGTGCGGGCCGATCGGCTCGATGATTCCGAACTGGGATATTCGCCACAAGTTCGGCGACACCAATCTCCTCGTCACAAATATGGAGATGGGCCGCGATTTTGCCGCAACGCTTGGGAACCATACCGTCGCGCTGATGCGCGGACACGGCTGCAGCGTCGTCGGACGCTCGGTGCGCGAGGTGGTGTTCACATCCGTCTACATGGAGCTGAACGCCGAGATGCTAATCAAGGCGCTGTCGATGGGCGAGGTCGTCTACTTGTCCGACGGAGAAATCGCCGCGATCACCAAGGGTCGTGCCGGCTTCACGTTCGAGCGGGGGTGGGAGAACTGGTGCCGGCGCGTCGGCCGCCCGTATGTTCCGCGCGGCTGGGATGTGGGCGAAGGCTTTTCGAAAACGGACACATAG
- a CDS encoding class I SAM-dependent methyltransferase codes for MLTSAFDPVAPTFDEHRTLPAGVPEKVRAAIMSATDARDARYLDIGAGSGRFGAAFADARDDYVGLDLSAGMLQAFRQRSVGETGAPRLVQADGASLPFRDATFDVVLMMHVFGGLADWRALAHEAARVLRPNGVVAVGRTMRPPDGLDARMKRRARDILCTLEAGAERVNRRDDVMTWFNDRAAGRVELVAAHWNAQRTPRAFIARHRGGARFCALPASVQAQAVRELADWAVTQFGSLDHASIEPHGLAITIFSFSSGGVA; via the coding sequence TTGCTGACAAGCGCCTTTGATCCCGTCGCGCCGACGTTCGACGAACATAGAACCTTGCCGGCGGGCGTTCCCGAAAAGGTGCGCGCCGCGATCATGAGCGCGACCGATGCGCGAGATGCGCGATACCTCGATATCGGCGCCGGGAGCGGGCGCTTCGGGGCGGCATTCGCCGACGCGCGCGACGACTATGTCGGGCTCGACCTTTCGGCCGGCATGCTCCAGGCGTTCCGGCAGCGCTCGGTAGGAGAGACAGGTGCTCCGCGCCTCGTACAAGCCGACGGCGCATCACTTCCCTTTCGCGATGCGACCTTCGATGTCGTTCTGATGATGCATGTGTTCGGCGGTCTTGCCGACTGGCGCGCACTCGCTCACGAAGCCGCCCGTGTGCTCCGCCCGAACGGCGTCGTCGCGGTCGGGCGCACCATGCGGCCACCGGACGGGCTCGATGCGCGCATGAAGCGGCGCGCCAGGGACATTTTGTGCACGCTCGAGGCGGGAGCGGAACGCGTCAATCGTCGCGACGACGTCATGACGTGGTTCAACGATCGCGCAGCGGGTCGCGTCGAGCTCGTGGCGGCGCACTGGAACGCACAACGCACGCCGCGTGCCTTCATCGCGCGCCATCGTGGCGGCGCACGCTTTTGCGCCCTGCCGGCTTCGGTGCAGGCGCAGGCCGTGCGCGAGCTGGCCGACTGGGCCGTCACGCAATTCGGTTCGCTCGATCATGCGTCGATCGAACCGCACGGGCTCGCGATCACGATTTTCAGCTTTTCGTCCGGAGGGGTCGCATGA
- a CDS encoding non-heme iron oxygenase ferredoxin subunit, whose protein sequence is MTDTAAHQSRTQIELCNVADVAPGTALRVEEAGLELAVFNVDGTFYVTDDHCTHGPGSLSEGFLDGEIIECNFHQGQFNVRTGEVVLPPCIDPVKTYSAFVRDGKVIIEI, encoded by the coding sequence ATGACTGACACCGCAGCGCACCAATCGCGAACGCAGATCGAGTTGTGCAACGTGGCGGATGTCGCGCCGGGCACGGCCCTGAGAGTCGAGGAGGCCGGTCTCGAACTGGCAGTGTTCAACGTCGATGGAACATTTTACGTGACGGACGATCACTGCACCCATGGGCCGGGGTCCCTGTCGGAAGGTTTCCTCGATGGCGAGATCATCGAGTGCAATTTTCACCAGGGTCAATTCAATGTGCGCACCGGCGAGGTCGTTCTGCCGCCCTGCATCGATCCGGTGAAGACCTATTCGGCGTTCGTGCGCGACGGAAAAGTGATCATCGAGATATGA